From Thermoflavifilum aggregans, a single genomic window includes:
- a CDS encoding TIM-barrel domain-containing protein, whose translation MHSRNRYSFVWTFVWVMGFALSSCAQQQGTLGMTYRPLSHGVEIHLQNPRFTTRLIRVEAVSPTIVHVQASAEDTLVTSPSLMVVSQPAAAFRCRVQSSPPLIIFSTDSLQVQIHTDKDQIRFFDPKGRLLLEEKAYTGRQFKPVTVDGKPVYQVSQVFVDTARDAWYGLGENQLGLTNIKGQILELAQHNTEAFVPFAWNTHHSGLLWDNNGISQFSPEACTGYRELDGLELRNADGQPGALTAVYEQDFRNSGDPIVRQENHIAYTYLPDLNHLPPAFTLNPHAQVTWEGTICSPYTGEHEFLFTVGGYLKVWWNGKLMIDRWRQSWNPASLLMPVEMKAGEAYPVKIQWRPDGNESFFSVRWHRPISEDERQRLRFASEAARAIDYYFVYGANPDSLISGYRYLTGRAPLFPRWAYGFWQSREHYASQQEILDMVARFRQLHVPLDNIVQDWFYWKKDQWGSQQFDPARYPDPQGMIDTLHRRYQVHFMISVWPKFYETAGTFRSFWDSGWLYRQNIWDQQKDWVGYVSTFYDAFNPRARKAFWNLVDERLFKLGVDAWWLDASEPDILSNATIPKRKALMNPTAAGPADVVFNAYPLVNEQAFYEGQRQAAPDQRVFILTRSAWGGSQRYAAATWSGDIGATWADMRNQIATGVSFSMSGIPYWTMDIGGFATEARFQHPDPTAEQEWQELMTRWYQFGAFCPLFRAHGQAPYREIFTIAAPGTDTYNAILYTDRLRYRLLPYIYSLAGEVYLHHYTLMRGLAMDFTDDSIACELTDEYLFGPALLVNPVYTYRARSRNVYLPAHTDWYDLYSGKYVTGGQILQASAPYDHIPVFVKAGSILPLGPEMEYTDQRPADTIVLQVYTGADGQFNLYEDDGKSYAYEKGAYSLIPIRYDNRRQLLTIGQREGRFPGMLQKRVFVIRRVSPAHAWPLDLNGRAGDQLVEYDGQPIEVPLSETFHQPKSASS comes from the coding sequence ATGCACAGCCGGAACAGGTACTCCTTTGTATGGACATTTGTGTGGGTAATGGGTTTTGCCCTGAGCAGCTGTGCCCAGCAACAGGGCACATTGGGTATGACCTATCGCCCGCTTTCTCATGGCGTGGAAATTCATTTACAAAATCCCCGTTTTACCACACGCCTTATACGCGTAGAAGCAGTTTCTCCTACCATTGTACATGTGCAAGCTTCGGCTGAAGATACGCTGGTGACGTCTCCTTCCCTGATGGTGGTGTCGCAGCCGGCAGCAGCATTTCGCTGTCGCGTGCAGTCAAGCCCGCCTTTGATTATCTTTTCCACAGATTCCCTGCAGGTACAGATTCACACGGATAAGGATCAGATCCGGTTCTTCGATCCGAAAGGCCGATTGTTGCTGGAAGAAAAAGCCTATACAGGCCGGCAATTCAAGCCGGTAACTGTAGATGGGAAGCCGGTTTATCAGGTGAGCCAGGTTTTTGTGGATACAGCCCGGGATGCGTGGTATGGCCTGGGAGAAAACCAGCTGGGTCTGACAAATATCAAGGGGCAGATCTTGGAATTGGCTCAACACAATACCGAAGCCTTTGTACCATTTGCCTGGAATACCCATCATAGTGGCCTGCTCTGGGACAACAACGGCATCAGCCAGTTTTCACCCGAAGCCTGTACCGGCTACAGGGAGCTGGATGGCCTGGAGTTGCGCAATGCGGACGGGCAGCCGGGTGCGCTGACAGCGGTTTATGAACAAGATTTCCGAAACTCGGGCGATCCTATCGTCCGGCAGGAAAATCATATTGCCTATACTTACCTACCCGATCTGAACCATTTACCGCCTGCATTTACCCTGAACCCTCATGCCCAGGTCACCTGGGAGGGAACGATCTGCTCGCCCTATACCGGTGAACATGAATTTTTGTTTACCGTTGGGGGATATCTGAAGGTGTGGTGGAATGGAAAGCTGATGATTGACCGGTGGCGCCAAAGCTGGAATCCGGCCTCCCTGCTGATGCCGGTGGAAATGAAGGCCGGTGAAGCATACCCTGTTAAGATTCAGTGGCGACCCGACGGCAATGAGTCGTTTTTCTCCGTCAGATGGCATCGCCCCATTTCTGAAGACGAGCGGCAGCGACTGCGCTTTGCTTCAGAAGCCGCCCGGGCTATTGACTATTATTTTGTATACGGAGCCAATCCGGACAGCCTCATCAGCGGATACCGGTATCTCACCGGGAGAGCTCCTTTGTTTCCCCGGTGGGCCTATGGTTTCTGGCAAAGCCGGGAACACTATGCCTCGCAGCAGGAAATCCTGGATATGGTGGCGCGCTTCCGGCAGCTGCATGTGCCACTGGATAATATCGTACAGGACTGGTTTTACTGGAAAAAAGACCAATGGGGCAGCCAGCAATTCGATCCGGCACGTTATCCCGATCCTCAGGGTATGATTGATACCCTTCACAGGCGGTATCAAGTGCATTTTATGATTTCGGTATGGCCAAAATTTTATGAAACGGCCGGTACTTTCCGGTCGTTTTGGGACAGCGGATGGCTTTACCGGCAGAACATCTGGGATCAGCAAAAGGATTGGGTAGGATATGTTTCCACCTTTTACGATGCTTTCAACCCCCGGGCACGCAAGGCATTCTGGAATCTGGTGGATGAACGGCTGTTTAAACTGGGAGTGGATGCCTGGTGGCTCGATGCTTCCGAACCCGATATTTTGTCCAATGCCACCATCCCCAAGCGGAAGGCTTTGATGAACCCTACAGCTGCAGGTCCGGCCGATGTGGTATTCAATGCTTATCCGTTGGTGAATGAACAAGCCTTTTACGAAGGTCAACGGCAGGCGGCCCCCGATCAGCGGGTTTTTATCCTGACCCGTTCGGCCTGGGGAGGGAGCCAGCGATATGCAGCGGCCACCTGGAGCGGAGACATTGGAGCTACCTGGGCTGACATGAGAAATCAGATTGCCACCGGTGTCAGCTTTTCCATGTCGGGCATTCCCTACTGGACAATGGATATTGGCGGATTTGCTACGGAAGCCCGCTTTCAGCATCCTGATCCCACTGCTGAACAGGAATGGCAGGAGCTGATGACCCGCTGGTATCAGTTTGGTGCGTTTTGTCCGCTGTTCCGGGCACATGGGCAGGCTCCTTACCGGGAAATCTTTACCATTGCTGCTCCAGGCACAGACACATACAATGCTATTTTATACACCGACAGGCTGCGCTATCGCCTGCTGCCCTACATCTATTCCCTGGCAGGCGAAGTGTATTTGCATCATTATACCCTGATGCGGGGGCTGGCGATGGATTTTACGGATGATTCCATCGCCTGTGAACTTACGGATGAATATCTGTTTGGTCCGGCCCTGCTGGTCAATCCGGTTTATACCTACCGGGCAAGAAGCCGGAATGTGTATCTGCCGGCACATACAGACTGGTATGATCTCTACAGCGGGAAATATGTTACCGGAGGCCAGATCCTCCAGGCATCGGCCCCCTACGACCATATTCCGGTGTTCGTGAAAGCGGGCAGCATCCTGCCTCTGGGCCCGGAAATGGAATATACGGATCAAAGGCCTGCCGACACCATTGTATTGCAGGTATACACCGGTGCCGATGGTCAATTTAACCTGTATGAAGATGATGGCAAGAGCTATGCTTATGAAAAAGGAGCTTACAGCTTGATTCCCATCCGCTACGATAACCGACGGCAGCTCCTGACGATCGGGCAGCGGGAGGGCCGTTTTCCCGGGATGTTGCAAAAGCGGGTATTTGTCATCCGCCGGGTAAGTCCGGCTCATGCCTGGCCGCTTGATCTGAACGGGCGTGCAGGCGATCAGCTTGTAGAGTACGATGGACAGCCCATTGAGGTGCCGTTGTCCGAGACATTTCATCAACCTAAATCCGCATCCTCATAA
- a CDS encoding SusC/RagA family TonB-linked outer membrane protein — translation MPHQMYYLRNHPLQVGRFRSPALAIPMLAMAIGFLLLGGFFFSVSAQQAAHQISGQVRDAENGEPLAGVTIRVKGTVVGTISDAQGQFVIHASPGDTLLFTFLGYSPRQVVVAGQNSLAIRLTKSYSQLDQVVVVGYGQMKKSDLSSSQVTVSSDEIQRTINTTFDQALQGRAAGVYVSSPSGQPGAAPSVIIRGLATLTQDAQPLYVIDGVQIRPGNPADDPYNHPTGFSNLLSTINPDDIESINVLEGPSATAIYGAAGGNGVVIITTKSGRAGQSKISVSTLFTVQDKPKHIPVMSLPQYASFRNAMDSAGGLPTQPEFYDPSILGPGTDWQDALYRRTLLQKHQFSISGGNERTTHYLSGEYFNQQGIAPGSGFTRYTLRLNLDNQTTKWLKVGTHMNVAYTKERVNTTNGGIIQLALQQNPSVPVKNPDGSWGGPTSTQFQFTNPVMLASIYNDYNKRAAIIGGVYADLNLAKGLTFHNEFNTSIEYYNYYSFHPGYQAGGFIVTQDNATSTRMATNNYWWGVNNRLQYHLALGKHDITLMAAHEAQSWTYESLSGSRKNFLTNDVQELSAGDASTLSNISNNSSKASGAQESYFGRINYMYNDKYILQATYRADGNSNFGPNYRWGYFPSVSVAWRISKEHFMQSLRAINDLKLRLEWGESGNAGGGGVYAALQAVPTPWGNGFLLVKFPNPNLKWETDKTLNAGFDLYMFNSRLEVVADAYIKKSTNLITVNTYPFTLGGDISYSPGYIQWPTVNAGSMENKGIDLTVNSVNMDHRDFSWRTGLTFSLDRNKITSLLNTINPVWAATQVEFISKVGQPASMITGYIAEGLFQDYKDISTHAIQTSNRQLTINPATGSWPGDIKFKDINGDGYIDQNDRVIIGNPWPKFTFGFNNSFSYKNFDLNIFMQGSVGNDILDYPRYLLSIPGNSGVYGNYLAEVANFARPSSYSASDSNSVYLLNPGYNIPRVAPGDPNGNNRMSQWFVENGSYLRVKNVTLSYNFPRKWISHLYMTGLRASVSVQNLLTITGYKGYDPEVGMVNYGGTLMVGVDTGRYPSVRMYSVSLTADF, via the coding sequence ATGCCACACCAGATGTACTATTTACGCAACCACCCCTTGCAGGTAGGCCGATTTCGGAGCCCTGCCCTTGCCATACCCATGCTTGCCATGGCTATAGGCTTTTTGCTGCTAGGGGGATTTTTCTTTTCTGTTTCTGCCCAACAGGCAGCTCATCAGATAAGCGGACAGGTCAGAGACGCTGAGAATGGAGAGCCCTTGGCGGGTGTTACAATTCGGGTAAAAGGAACAGTCGTCGGAACGATAAGCGATGCCCAGGGCCAATTTGTAATTCATGCCAGCCCGGGTGATACCCTGCTGTTTACCTTTCTCGGATACAGTCCCCGGCAGGTCGTTGTAGCTGGGCAGAACAGCCTGGCGATACGCCTCACAAAAAGTTATAGCCAGCTTGACCAGGTCGTGGTAGTGGGCTATGGACAAATGAAGAAAAGCGACCTGAGCAGTTCGCAGGTAACGGTGAGCAGCGATGAAATACAACGTACCATCAACACCACATTTGACCAGGCTCTGCAGGGAAGAGCTGCGGGTGTGTATGTGTCCTCACCCAGCGGACAACCCGGAGCAGCTCCCTCGGTGATCATTCGCGGACTGGCTACCCTTACCCAAGACGCCCAGCCGCTTTATGTGATTGATGGTGTGCAGATCAGACCCGGAAATCCGGCAGATGATCCCTACAATCACCCGACGGGCTTTTCAAACCTGCTTTCTACCATCAATCCGGATGATATTGAATCCATCAACGTCCTGGAAGGACCTTCGGCCACAGCTATTTACGGAGCTGCCGGCGGCAATGGCGTAGTGATCATCACCACCAAATCGGGCAGGGCCGGCCAATCAAAAATTTCCGTCAGCACCTTGTTCACCGTGCAGGATAAACCCAAACATATTCCGGTGATGAGCCTGCCTCAGTATGCTTCTTTCCGGAATGCAATGGATAGTGCCGGTGGATTGCCTACCCAGCCTGAGTTCTATGATCCTTCCATTCTGGGGCCCGGTACTGACTGGCAAGATGCTTTGTATCGGCGCACCTTGCTGCAAAAACATCAGTTCTCCATCAGCGGAGGCAATGAACGCACTACCCATTATCTCTCCGGTGAATATTTTAACCAACAAGGCATTGCTCCCGGTTCGGGCTTTACCCGCTATACCCTGCGCCTGAACCTGGATAACCAGACCACCAAATGGCTCAAGGTAGGCACTCACATGAACGTGGCCTATACCAAAGAGCGGGTGAATACCACCAATGGTGGCATTATTCAACTAGCCCTACAGCAGAACCCGAGTGTACCGGTGAAAAATCCTGATGGCAGCTGGGGCGGCCCCACCAGCACCCAGTTCCAGTTTACCAACCCCGTTATGCTGGCCAGCATCTATAACGACTATAACAAACGTGCCGCCATTATCGGAGGCGTTTATGCCGACCTGAATCTGGCCAAGGGACTCACCTTCCACAACGAATTCAACACCAGCATCGAATACTACAATTACTATTCTTTCCATCCCGGCTATCAGGCAGGTGGATTCATTGTAACACAAGATAATGCCACATCCACCCGCATGGCTACCAACAACTACTGGTGGGGGGTAAACAACAGGCTACAATACCATCTGGCATTGGGTAAACACGACATTACACTGATGGCAGCTCATGAAGCACAAAGCTGGACGTATGAATCGCTTTCCGGTTCCCGGAAAAACTTTCTCACCAACGATGTGCAGGAACTATCGGCCGGCGATGCCAGCACCTTGTCCAACATCAGCAACAACAGCAGCAAGGCCTCGGGCGCTCAGGAATCCTATTTCGGCCGAATCAACTATATGTATAACGACAAATACATTTTGCAGGCAACTTACCGTGCCGATGGAAACTCCAATTTTGGTCCCAATTACCGCTGGGGTTACTTCCCGTCTGTATCTGTGGCCTGGCGGATTTCCAAAGAACACTTTATGCAGTCGCTACGTGCGATCAACGACCTGAAACTCAGGCTGGAATGGGGTGAATCGGGTAATGCCGGGGGCGGAGGTGTATATGCCGCCTTGCAGGCTGTTCCCACACCGTGGGGTAATGGATTTCTGCTCGTGAAATTCCCCAATCCCAACCTGAAATGGGAAACCGATAAAACCCTGAATGCGGGCTTCGATCTGTATATGTTCAACAGCCGGCTGGAAGTGGTGGCCGACGCCTATATCAAGAAGAGCACCAACCTGATTACCGTCAACACCTATCCCTTTACACTGGGAGGCGATATCAGCTATTCCCCAGGATATATCCAATGGCCTACGGTCAATGCCGGAAGCATGGAAAACAAAGGTATTGACCTGACAGTCAATTCAGTAAACATGGATCATCGCGATTTCAGCTGGCGGACAGGCCTGACTTTTTCACTGGACCGCAACAAAATCACTTCCCTGCTGAACACCATCAATCCGGTATGGGCGGCCACTCAGGTAGAATTCATTTCCAAAGTGGGCCAGCCGGCCAGTATGATTACGGGATACATTGCCGAAGGCCTCTTCCAGGATTACAAGGATATTTCCACCCATGCTATTCAAACCTCCAACCGCCAGCTCACCATCAACCCGGCTACGGGGAGCTGGCCGGGAGATATCAAATTCAAGGATATCAACGGCGATGGCTATATTGACCAGAATGACCGGGTGATTATCGGCAATCCCTGGCCCAAATTTACTTTCGGATTCAACAACAGCTTTTCCTACAAAAATTTTGACCTGAATATTTTCATGCAAGGGTCGGTGGGCAATGATATTCTGGACTATCCCCGGTATCTGTTGAGTATTCCCGGCAACAGCGGGGTGTATGGCAATTACCTGGCCGAAGTAGCCAACTTTGCCCGGCCCAGCAGTTACAGCGCCAGCGACAGCAATTCGGTCTATCTCCTCAATCCCGGATATAACATTCCGCGTGTGGCTCCCGGTGATCCCAACGGGAATAACCGCATGAGCCAGTGGTTTGTGGAAAATGGTTCGTATCTGCGGGTGAAAAATGTGACCCTCTCCTACAATTTTCCGAGGAAATGGATTTCCCATTTGTATATGACCGGATTGCGTGCTTCCGTGAGTGTACAAAACCTGCTTACCATCACAGGTTACAAAGGGTATGACCCCGAAGTGGGCATGGTAAACTACGGCGGAACACTGATGGTGGGCGTGGATACCGGGCGCTATCCCTCGGTACGCATGTATTCCGTAAGCCTGACGGCCGATTTTTAA